In Planctomycetia bacterium, the following proteins share a genomic window:
- a CDS encoding 2-oxoisovalerate dehydrogenase, producing MNEIIFLVEDAPEGGFSARALGHSIFTVADTER from the coding sequence ATGAACGAAATCATATTCCTGGTCGAAGACGCGCCAGAAGGTGGCTTCTCGGCCAGGGCGCTCGGGCACTCGATATTCACAGTGGCGGACACCGAGCGG